In one window of Eggerthella guodeyinii DNA:
- a CDS encoding deoxyguanosinetriphosphate triphosphohydrolase: protein MRIIHREDQEQREHVELAHDAAFADESDGRDRSTEPDILRTDFQRDRDKILHTKSFRRLSHKTQVFLAAEGDHFRTRLTHTLEVAQIARTIARALGLNEDLAEAISLGHDLGHTPFGHTGEEALARCLARHKGIDPASPEAEALYRHNEQSLRVVERIENGGKGLNLTPEVRDGIVNHTGDLRAETLEGRIVGTADRIAYVNHDIDDAIRAGILREADLPASTHAMLGPDHSSRIETLVLDMVETSAAVDDIRMSDAVWNAMMELRAFLFERVYNAPAVVDEVAKATHLVDDLFDHYVTHTDEVPEEYRAIAEGDDLRAVTDFIAGMTDRYAKNLYQRLFIPNALHY, encoded by the coding sequence ATGCGCATCATCCATCGCGAGGACCAAGAGCAGCGCGAGCACGTGGAGCTGGCGCACGACGCGGCGTTCGCCGACGAGAGCGACGGCCGCGACCGCTCCACCGAGCCCGACATCCTGCGCACCGACTTCCAGCGCGACCGCGACAAGATCCTCCACACGAAGTCGTTCCGCCGCCTGTCGCACAAGACGCAGGTGTTCCTCGCCGCCGAAGGCGACCACTTCCGCACGCGCCTCACGCACACGCTGGAGGTGGCGCAGATCGCGCGCACCATCGCCCGCGCGCTCGGGCTGAACGAAGACCTCGCCGAGGCCATCTCGCTCGGCCACGACCTGGGGCACACGCCCTTCGGCCACACCGGCGAGGAGGCGCTCGCGCGCTGCCTGGCGCGCCACAAGGGCATCGATCCGGCGTCTCCCGAGGCCGAGGCGCTCTACCGCCACAACGAGCAGAGCCTGCGCGTGGTCGAGCGCATCGAGAACGGCGGCAAGGGCCTCAACCTCACGCCCGAGGTGCGCGACGGCATCGTCAACCACACGGGCGACCTGCGCGCCGAGACGCTCGAGGGGCGCATCGTGGGCACGGCCGACCGCATCGCGTACGTGAACCACGACATCGACGACGCCATCCGCGCGGGCATCCTGCGCGAGGCGGACCTGCCGGCGTCGACGCACGCCATGCTGGGCCCCGACCACTCGTCGCGCATCGAGACGCTCGTGCTCGACATGGTGGAGACGTCGGCGGCGGTCGACGACATCCGCATGAGCGACGCGGTGTGGAACGCCATGATGGAGCTGCGGGCGTTCCTGTTCGAGCGCGTGTACAACGCGCCCGCCGTCGTCGACGAGGTGGCGAAGGCGACGCATCTCGTGGACGACCTGTTCGACCACTACGTGACGCACACGGACGAGGTGCCCGAGGAGTACCGCGCCATCGCCGAGGGCGACGACCTGCGCGCCGTCACCGACTTCATCGCCGGCATGACCGACCGCTACGCGAAGAACCTCTACCAGCGCCTCTTCATCCCCAACGCGCTGCATTATTAG
- a CDS encoding AzlC family ABC transporter permease: protein MLTGDHIRQSFSAALPIMLGYVAIGIPCGILSASIGMNELQVFLLSAVFYSGAGQFMIPNMWLAGSPLASIIASVSLVNTRQMLYSASFAPRCERVRKRLAFLFAATVTDESYGVNTAKFEEGGWSVGRATLVNLLSQSSWALSNVVGVLVGNAIGIPLAIASFAMTSIFICLLVTQKVTPANVIAAAFAVVGVYTCKTIGLAGPAILVGALVGVMAALLFTWAKERS, encoded by the coding sequence ATGCTTACCGGGGATCACATCAGGCAATCGTTTTCGGCGGCGCTGCCCATCATGCTGGGCTACGTCGCCATCGGCATACCCTGCGGCATCCTGAGCGCCTCGATCGGCATGAACGAGCTGCAGGTGTTCCTCCTGTCCGCCGTGTTCTACTCGGGCGCGGGGCAGTTCATGATCCCGAACATGTGGCTGGCCGGCTCGCCGCTCGCGTCCATCATCGCCAGCGTGTCGCTCGTGAACACGCGCCAGATGCTGTACTCGGCGTCGTTCGCGCCGCGCTGCGAGCGCGTGCGGAAGCGCCTCGCGTTCCTGTTCGCGGCCACGGTGACCGACGAGAGCTACGGCGTGAACACGGCGAAGTTCGAAGAAGGCGGCTGGTCGGTGGGTCGCGCGACGCTCGTGAACCTGCTGTCGCAGAGCTCGTGGGCGCTGTCGAACGTGGTGGGCGTGCTCGTGGGCAACGCCATCGGCATCCCGCTGGCCATCGCGTCGTTCGCCATGACGTCCATCTTCATCTGCCTGCTGGTCACGCAGAAGGTGACGCCCGCCAACGTGATCGCCGCGGCGTTCGCCGTCGTCGGCGTGTACACGTGCAAGACCATCGGGCTCGCGGGCCCCGCCATCCTCGTGGGCGCGCTCGTGGGCGTCATGGCGGCGCTGCTGTTCACCTGGGCGAAGGAGCGCAGCTGA
- a CDS encoding AzlD domain-containing protein, with amino-acid sequence MATMGWGDYFVVLGCCAVTMLICRVVPLFVLKGKQLPQGVEQALGFIPPAAFAALVANDLLTPGMFDAGLWPAAAPLAAALVVALVAWRTKSLLWCAVSGVAAYALLTLV; translated from the coding sequence ATGGCGACGATGGGCTGGGGCGATTACTTCGTCGTGCTGGGGTGCTGCGCGGTCACCATGCTGATCTGCCGCGTGGTGCCGCTGTTCGTGCTGAAGGGCAAGCAGCTGCCGCAGGGCGTCGAGCAGGCGCTCGGCTTCATCCCGCCGGCCGCCTTCGCCGCGCTCGTGGCGAACGACCTCTTGACGCCCGGGATGTTCGACGCGGGGCTGTGGCCGGCCGCCGCGCCGCTGGCCGCGGCGCTCGTGGTGGCGCTCGTCGCGTGGAGGACGAAGTCGCTTCTGTGGTGCGCCGTGTCGGGCGTGGCCGCGTACGCGCTGCTCACGCTGGTGTAA
- the rplS gene encoding 50S ribosomal protein L19, producing the protein MDIIRAIEQQQIKQDVPEFNVGDNVKVHYRITEGNRERIQVFQGDVIRRQGASNRETFTVRKISFSIGVERTFPVHSPKIDRIEVMRQGDVRRAKLYYLRKKVGKAAKIKEKAYR; encoded by the coding sequence ATGGATATCATTCGCGCCATTGAGCAGCAGCAGATCAAGCAGGACGTCCCCGAGTTCAACGTCGGTGACAACGTGAAGGTTCACTACCGCATCACCGAGGGCAACCGCGAGCGTATCCAGGTGTTCCAGGGCGACGTCATCCGTCGTCAGGGCGCCTCGAACCGTGAGACGTTCACCGTTCGCAAGATCAGCTTCTCCATCGGCGTGGAGCGTACCTTCCCCGTGCACTCCCCGAAGATCGACCGTATCGAGGTCATGCGCCAGGGCGACGTGCGCCGCGCCAAGCTGTACTACCTCCGCAAGAAGGTGGGCAAGGCCGCGAAGATCAAGGAGAAGGCCTACCGCTAG
- a CDS encoding ribonuclease HII, with translation MGPTVADIKQRLHEADEREFAVLERSLVADTRKGVRDAVERARQRLAADAAEQQRLASLYAFERALAEGRGDGVIVGLDEVGRGPLAGPLAVGAVVLPAEPFIEGLNDSKQVKPEARERIAVQVKAVAVAWTVEYVEPADIDACGMTASLVLAFRRAVRHIEEAGVRPDVVLLDGNPMRLDEREVNVVKGDGKCASIAAASIVAKVERDALMCRYAEEYPEYGFDACKGYASAAHIEAIKRYGLTPIHRASFCTAFTQPALF, from the coding sequence ATGGGACCGACCGTCGCCGATATCAAGCAACGCCTGCACGAGGCCGACGAGCGCGAGTTCGCGGTGCTCGAGCGCTCGCTCGTGGCCGACACGCGCAAGGGCGTGCGCGACGCCGTCGAGCGCGCGCGGCAGCGCCTGGCGGCCGACGCGGCCGAGCAGCAGCGCCTGGCCTCCCTGTACGCGTTCGAGCGCGCGCTGGCCGAAGGGCGCGGCGACGGCGTGATCGTGGGCCTCGACGAGGTGGGGCGCGGCCCGTTGGCCGGGCCCTTGGCGGTGGGTGCGGTGGTGCTGCCCGCCGAGCCGTTCATCGAGGGGCTCAACGACTCCAAGCAGGTGAAGCCCGAGGCGCGCGAGCGCATCGCCGTGCAGGTGAAGGCCGTGGCCGTGGCCTGGACGGTCGAGTACGTGGAGCCGGCCGACATCGACGCCTGCGGCATGACGGCGTCGCTCGTGCTGGCGTTCCGGCGCGCGGTCAGGCACATCGAGGAGGCCGGCGTGCGCCCCGACGTGGTGCTGCTCGACGGCAACCCGATGCGCCTCGACGAGCGCGAGGTGAACGTGGTGAAGGGCGACGGGAAGTGCGCCTCCATCGCCGCGGCCTCCATCGTGGCGAAGGTGGAGCGCGACGCGCTCATGTGCCGCTACGCCGAGGAGTACCCCGAATACGGCTTCGACGCCTGCAAAGGGTACGCGAGCGCCGCCCACATCGAGGCCATCAAGCGCTACGGGCTGACGCCCATCCACCGCGCGTCGTTCTGCACCGCCTTCACGCAGCCTGCGCTGTTCTAG
- a CDS encoding YraN family protein, producing the protein MDRETAAATMEQEACAGEEPKRGSGAARSERAGADERRGVGSGAKRRSKEGAKRRAREKTAGEHNAELGRRGEDAAARFLDRRGYEIVERNWTCAAGEADIIARDEETVVFVEVKTRSNCERGLPAEAVDEAKRDRYERIAALFLQDYDVVDVPVRFDIVSIVTIASDRAMIRHHINAFGA; encoded by the coding sequence ATGGATCGGGAAACGGCGGCGGCGACGATGGAGCAGGAGGCCTGCGCGGGCGAGGAGCCGAAGCGCGGCAGCGGGGCGGCGCGGAGCGAACGGGCCGGGGCGGACGAGCGCCGCGGGGTGGGCTCCGGCGCGAAGCGGCGGTCGAAGGAGGGCGCGAAGCGGCGAGCGCGCGAGAAGACGGCGGGGGAGCACAACGCCGAGCTGGGCCGTCGGGGCGAGGACGCCGCCGCGCGCTTCCTCGACCGGCGCGGCTACGAGATCGTCGAGCGCAACTGGACGTGCGCGGCCGGCGAAGCCGACATCATCGCGCGCGACGAGGAGACGGTGGTGTTCGTCGAGGTGAAGACCCGGTCGAACTGCGAGCGCGGCCTGCCGGCCGAGGCGGTGGACGAGGCCAAGCGCGACCGCTACGAGCGCATCGCCGCGCTGTTTCTGCAGGACTACGACGTGGTGGACGTGCCGGTGCGCTTCGACATCGTGTCCATCGTGACGATCGCGTCCGACCGCGCGATGATCCGCCATCACATCAACGCGTTCGGCGCGTAA